A DNA window from Castanea sativa cultivar Marrone di Chiusa Pesio chromosome 7, ASM4071231v1 contains the following coding sequences:
- the LOC142643978 gene encoding protein FAR1-RELATED SEQUENCE 5-like, whose product MSDSNYHTKTDSQSVRKLNFEDEDSPLVIVEQPEPISIDSNDKIHANVEEEVILKLGIEFEIEHDVYDFYNSYARVVGFSIRRSKGHKGDKDGSRKWLDRVFCCSCEGIRGNDKRDDNVKCHRPETRCGCKAEMKISCRYNEKYCVVKFVSEHTHVLASPRKRIFLRSQRSINPAQAVEAELADSSGIAPRASVGLMARRVGGLDNLGFIPEDYNNYLRTKRTEEMKSGDTRGLLEYLQRMQSEDLNFSYAIQVDLDDLITNIFWVDGRMKLDYEYFRDKAMFGKKPQTILTDQDAAMAKALASQWPETHHRLCVWHMYQNAAKNLKEAFGRYSTFAADFSGCVYDHDYEDDFLDAWDNMLDKYDLKNNSWLQRQFELREKWALVYGRKTFCADMSTTQISESMNSPIKRYITYNYDLLRFLHHFQRLVDDRRFEELRADFKATQSKPSLEYPVEILKHAASVYTPAVFKLFNRELWLTWNCELHKEGEVGSMVKYKVISPRKSHQHIVQFDSLASTVMCSCNKFEFVEILCAHALKVLSLQNCKRVPNQYILKRWTKDAKVGSAMKIFMHVGPRDQNADVGSRYKVLLKLYSNLAARAALTDETFCISLDAHESTLNKVEANLKNLSIEESTVGSTHFESKAQQANDNVQPTNCEGNKIKGIKLKGRQACVGKSHRRKGALEKATRKRKRQTKASSHIQQLTPEDSMANLNTPGFTDMLNLTQAQLPKVGNQRNYEDVE is encoded by the exons ATGAGTGATAGCAATTATCATACTAAGACTGATAGTCAATCGGTtcgaaaattgaattttgaagatGAGGATTCACCACTTGTGATAGTTGAACAACCAGAACCAATATCAATAGATAGCAACGATAAAATTCATGCTAATGTAGAAGAAGAAGTGATTCTGAAATTAGGAATTGAGTTTGAGATTGAGCATGATGTGTATGATTTCTATAATAGTTATGCGCGTGTAGTTGGATTTAGTATTAGGCGAAGTAAGGGCCATAAGGGTGATAAAGATGGTTCACGTAAATGGTTAGATAGAGTTTTTTGTTGCTCTTGCGAGGGTATACGAGGGAATGACAAAAGAGATGATAATGTGAAATGCCATCGTCCAGAAACAAGATGTGGTTGCAAAGCAGAGATGAAAATTAGTTGTAgatataatgaaaaatattgtgtggTAAAATTTGTGTCAGAGCACACACATGTCTTAGCTTCTCCTCGTAAGCGTATATTCCTTAGATCTCAGAGGTCCATTAATCCAGCCCAAGCTGTTGAGGCTGAATTAGCAGATAGTTCTGGAATTGCACCAAGAGCAAGTGTAGGACTAATGGCCAGAAGGGTAGGTGGACTTGACAATCTTGGCTTCATTCCTGAGGACTATAATAATTATTTGCGTACAAAACGAACAGAAGAGATGAAAAGCGGGGATACAAGAGGCTTACTTGAATATCTTCAAAGAATGCAATCTGAAGACCTTAATTTTTCTTATGCAATTCAGGTTGACCTTGATGATctaattacaaatattttttgggtagaTGGTAGAATGAAGTTGGATTATGAATATTTTAGGGAT AAAGCAATGTTTGGTAAGAAACCACAGACTATCCTCACAGACCAAGATGCTGCAATGGCAAAAGCATTAGCTTCACAATGGCCAGAAACACATCATCGTTTATGTGTTTGGCATATGTACCAGAATGCAGCTAAGAATCTCAAAGAAGCGTTTGGAAGGTACAGTACTTTTGCAGCAGATTTTAGTGGTTGTGTATATGACCATGACTATGAAGATGATTTTTTAGATGCATGGGATAATATGCTTGATAAATATGATCTAAAGAATAACAGTTGGTTGCAAAGACAATTTGAGTTAAGGGAGAAATGGGCTTTGGTTTATGGGAGGAAAACATTCTGTGCTGATATGTCTACTACTCAGATAAGCGAGAGTATGAACAGTCCAATTAAAAGGTACATAACTTATAATTATGACTTGTTGCGTTTCCTTCATCACTTTCAAAGGTTGGTTGATGATAGACGTTTTGAAGAGTTGAGAGCAGATTTTAAAGCAACTCAAAGTAAACCATCATTAGAATATCCAGTAGAAATATTGAAGCATGCAGCAAGTGTTTATACTCCTGCAGTATTTAAGTTGTTTAATCGTGAATTATGGCTCACTTGGAATTGTGAATTGCATAAGGAGGGTGAGGTTGGATCTATGGTAAAATATAAAGTTATTTCTCCCCGTAAATCTCACCAACACATTGTTCAATTTGATTCATTGGCTTCTACAGTGATGTGTAGttgtaataaatttgaatttgttgaaattttatgTGCCCATGCCTTAAAAGTGCTAtctcttcaaaattgtaaaaggGTGCCAAATCAGTATATTTTAAAAAGGTGGACAAAAGATGCAAAAGTTGGTTCtgcaatgaaaatttttatgcaTGTAGGACCACGTGACCAAAATGCGGATGTGGGAAGTCGTTATAAAGTGTTGCTTAAATTGTATTCTAATTTGGCAGCAAGAGCTGCACTGACTGATGAGACTTTTTGTATTTCTTTGGATGCTCATGAAAGTACTTTGAACAAAGTAGAggcaaatttgaaaaatttatcaattgaaGAATCTACTGTTGGGAGCACTCATTTTGAATCAAAGGCTCAACAAGCTAATGATAATGTGCAGCCTACTAATTGTgaaggaaataaaattaaaggaattAAGCTTAAAGGGAGACAAGCATGTGTAGGGAAATCTCATAGAAGAAAGGGTGCATTAGAGAAAGCTACAAGAAAGAGAAAACGTCAAACTAAAGCATCCTCTCATATTCAACAGCTCACACCG GAAGATAGCATGGCAAATTTAAATACACCTGGCTTTACTGATATGCTGAACTTGACACAG GCACAATTACCCAAAGTGGGAAATCAAAGAAATTATGAAGATGTTGAATAA